In one Lolium rigidum isolate FL_2022 chromosome 3, APGP_CSIRO_Lrig_0.1, whole genome shotgun sequence genomic region, the following are encoded:
- the LOC124696524 gene encoding probable protein phosphatase 2C 29: MGCLRRWLPSCCCFDRGDGGGRSGSVADDGLLWDVALKAHASGDYSVAVAQANEALEDQAQVLVSPASTLVGVYDGHGGPDAARFVNARLFSLIQEFASENGGLSAEVIRQAFGATEDEFMDMVAKSWPTQPRLVSVGSCCLVGAIEDGTLYVANLGDSRAVLGRRAAPGDRGKRRTVAERLSRDHNVSDEAVRREVVEAHPDDPHIVTSAHGVWRIKGIITVSRSIGDAYLKRPDMCSPALMQTICPFPMRRPVMSAVPSVRARKLRPGDQFLIFASDGLWEQLTDEAAVDIVARSPRKGVAMRLVRAAQLEAARKKDMKYESIAAIEKGRRRRFHDDITVVVLFLDNRPSCAPAQSSGVAADEIDGTYAPVDVFSLSSDDQTDDPTRPVLR; the protein is encoded by the exons ATGGGGTGTTTACGGCGGTGGCTGCCGTCCTGCTGCTGCTTTGACCGCGGCGACGGTGGTGGTCGGTCCGGGAGCGTCGCCGACGACGGGCTGCTGTGGGACGTCGCCCTCAAGGCGCACGCCTCCGGCGACTactccgtcgccgtcgcccagGCCAACGAGGCGCTCGAGGACCAGGCGCAGGTGCTCGTCTCCCCCGCCTCCACGCTCGTCGGCGTCTACGACGGCCACGGCGGCCCCGACGCCGCCCGCTTCGTCAACGCACGCCTCTTCTCCCTCATCCAAG AGTTCGCGTCCGAGAACGGCGGCCTGTCGGCGGAGGTGATCAGGCAGGCGTTCGGGGCGACGGAGGACGAGTTCATGGACATGGTGGCCAAGTCCTGGCCGACGCAGCCGCGGCTGGTGTCCGTGGGCTCCTGCTGCCTGGTGGGCGCCATCGAGGACGGCACGCTCTACGTGGCCAACCTGGGCGACTCGCGCGCGGTGCTgggccgccgcgccgcgcccggCGACAGGGGGAAACGAAGGACCGTGGCGGAGCGGCTCTCGCGGGACCACAACGTGTCCGACGAGGCCGTCAGGCGGGAGGTGGTGGAGGCGCACCCGGACGACCCGCACATCGTCACCAGCGCGCACGGCGTGTGGCGGATCAAGGGCATCATCACCGTGTCCCGCTCCATCGGGGACGCCTACCTCAAGCGGCCCGACATGTGCAGCCCGGCGCTGATGCAGACCATCTGCCCGTTCCCGATGCGGCGGCCGGTCATGAGCGCCGTGCCGTCGGTCAGGGCCCGCAAGCTCCGGCCCGGGGACCAGTTCCTCATCTTCGCGTCCGACGGGCTGTGGGAGCAGCTCACCGACGAGGCGGCCGTGGACATCGTGGCCCGCAGCCCGAGGAAGGGCGTGGCGATGCGGCTGGTGCGCGCCGCGCAGCTGGAGGCCGCCAGGAAGAAGGACATGAAGTACGAGAGCATCGCCGCCATCGAGAAGGGACGCAGGAGGCGCTTCCACGACGACATCACCGTCGTCGTGCTCTTCCTCGACAACAGGCCCTCGTGCGCGCCCGCGCAGTCCAGCGGTGTAGCCGCAGATGAGATCGACGGCACCTACGCCCCCGTCGACGTCTTCTCGCTCAGCTCCGACGACCAGACGGACGACCCGACCAGACCCGTGCTGCGGTGA